DNA sequence from the Vicia villosa cultivar HV-30 ecotype Madison, WI linkage group LG3, Vvil1.0, whole genome shotgun sequence genome:
ccatttttaaataaaaaatattttggtcataaataccatttttcgtaaataatagatttttttggtatacaaatattatttttgtttagatatcagttacaaaaatatttggatcaatattaaatttccgtatattaaaatatttagatcaataatatatttttaactattttttgatcaaaaatatttgatcataaatacaattactcgtatataaaaatatttaggtcaataatagatttttttcgtatacaaacttcatttttgtttaagtatcatttacaaaaatatttggttcaatagtaaattttgtatataaaaatatttacatcaatagtagattttttcccatatatcatttttgaataaaaaataattggatcataaataaaaattctcgtaaataataatacaaatatttttttttatttgggtatcatttacaaaaatatttgaatcaatattaaattttcgtataaaaaaaatatttagatcaataataaattttttaccgtataccatttttggatcaaaaatatttgatcataaatatcatttctcgtaaataaaaatattgagatcaataataaatttttttcccgtatacagatctcatttttgtttagcatttacaaatatatttggatcaatagtaaatttcgtatataaaattatttagatcaatagtagattattcTCCTCTATatcattttggaataaaaatatttggatcataaataccatttttcgtaaataataggttttttccatatacaaatatcatttttgtttaggtgtcacttacaaaaatatttggatcaatatcaaatttccgtatataaaaatatttagatcaataatagattttttggcttagattatagattgatagattttttttggaagaacgaagtgagaaagtgatgaaagagaaaaacaaTAGAGAATAAAGAGGGATTTGAtaagtttaataaaatataagagttatattattttaataataaaattaagaactttacggtacaaagaccaaataaccacaattttaatgtggtgacaaaaatcaaataaggttattttggacttttccacaaccattaattatcttatattatagattgataaatttttttttttaagaaagaagtgagaaagggaagaaagagaaaacaatagagaatagagagagatttgataagtttgataaaatataagagttgtattattttaataataaaattaagaattttatggttcaaagacaaaaataccaCAATTTAAATGtgttggcaaaaaatcaaataagggtattttggacttttccataacaattaattttcttatattatagattgatagagttttttttggaagaaagaagtgagaaagtgatgaaagagaaaaaaaaatagggaatagagagagatttaataagtttgataaaatataagagtttcattattttaataataaaattaagaactttatggtacaaacaccaaaaaaaccacaattttaatgttgtggcaaaaaatcaaataagggtattttggacttttccacaaccattaattttcttatattatagattatagattgatagattttttttggaagaaagaagtgggaaagggatgaaagataaaaaaatagagaatagagagaaatttgataagtttgataaaatataagagttgtattattttaatagtaaaaataagaactttatggtataaagaccaaaaaaccacaatttaaaATCCTGCATTTCGCTTTCTTCCCCAACCTATGACAATCTATATTACCAATTTGTCGAAATTTCAAGCTACAGGTGTAAAAATGCTTACAATTCTCGTTCTTCCCACATGCATGCTCATCAAACTAAAAATTTCAATCTCCCTCAATTCTATCTCGTTCAAGTATCTTAGACACATTTCTTGACAAAAACACTCAGAAACATCGATTCCTATCGTATTCTAAAGTCAAAACTCACATGCAAAGCTATCCTAATACTTGAACATGCAAAAATCCCGAATCTGTTCTATTCAAGAATTAAAAGCCCGTTTGTTttgtctttttttaaaaatgatttttatagtattacataattttgtgtaaaacaaatttacaaagaaatttttcataaaagctttaaatgaaaatttggtttaaataattattcttaaaatgttattttaggtgttttatctttttattgaaatttttttggatatcaaaattttaaaaaaacatttaatttaaaactatttcaaataaatttttgtaaaaatcacttttaaaataccatttttttaaaaaattgcgattttgacaatgttttagtcttcaataatatttatttatattataagatgtcaaaaataatattttattttaaaaaacaattttataaaatctattttaaaaaatacaaaaaaaaaaaccatttttttaagcTCAAACAAATAGGCTTTAAAGTCTAAAGTAAAAATCTCAGTAAGATTTTTGTTTCTAGATTCAAGAGAATGTGTTAGGTTGATAATGGTGATCACTTTGATTCTtttcacttcaatttctacttCTCTAATTTGTATGTTATTCCTCTTTTCTCCAAGGCGCAAAACAAATCAAGGTTTTTTTCTTTGGTTTTATTCTCAAATTGTTCTTGGTGTTTCTATTCACCTAAAAGTCATATTTTAAATTTCAAGTGACTAATGAAGACACATGTATGGGATGTTACAATCTCCAAATCCAACCTCCTCCCTAATAAAATTTCCTAAATTTTGATGAGAGTGGTATTAAGATAAATATAGAGTTGAGATTCTTCCCACTTGCTTTGTTCTAACCTTCACTAAAATGCCTCTGATCTAGACCCATGTAGAAATAATAGAACAATAGCTAATGTTATATTGTATTAATGAATGAATTGAGGCAAATCTCAACCATAGGAAAATACAGTTGTGGACGGAGAATAAGCTCCTTGCAAGAATAATAAACACTATAATTGAACTCCCAGTGTGAGGATTTTCCTATTGAGGTGAGAAAAGCTGTCACTCCTCAACACCCTGTTCCACTCCAAAACTAGTTAACACTCTTCACGTGTCCCTCCTTTTTTTAACCAATTTTTCTCATTCTAGCCAATTATCATTTCATTCACATTCTCTATTCCTAGTAGGCGACATGTACAAATAGCTACAACTTCATTCTTTCCTCCTACCCATCTATACCCTTCCTTTGATACACATGTTTTATTGGCCTAACTGACAACAAGGTTGAATTAAAGATATTTTAGCTTAAAATCTTGATTCCCATGGTTTTTTAACCATCCACCATGAATTGCGAAATGAGTTGCAAAACAATCAAGGACTTCGTTTTAGAATGTGCctttagtctttttttttttttgttagtaattTGAAACAATCCCAACTCAATCTCGACAATTTAAAATCTAAAGTCTAGTCTGATTGCACCAAATATTGGCAAGGCCTAAGCTAAAAGACTCCTTGATAAAATGTTTtacataaagaaaaaaaattgacattttaaATGCGGTTGTCTTCATAGAGCAAAAATTAATATTTGTGTTGTTCCAACAAtgattaagaaataagaaattaagtttttctttgtattttcgtCTTAAGAAACTTCACCTACCTTaagtaaaaatgataaaattatcaTGCTAACAAGTAGTTCAGGACATTCTTTAAGgattctaaataaaaaaaatatttttaaaaaaatacaactatttcaatatttaatacattgaatcatttaaattttaataaatcggATCACGTTTTTCAAAAACATAGAACGAAAACAAATGGATCACACACTTTTTTGAAAAATTcagaaaattaagaaaataaatgaataatgCATTTGTTTGGAAACTTAGAATTACACGGCAACGCATTAGCAACAGACCTGAGCATCACAAAATCATGTCAAAAGTTGCATAGGAATGCAAGCAAGATTGGTGATTGAAGAGCTGATCCAAACAtgatttagttttaaattttcttcgaaaacaaatgttataggtgaaaattttcttttgaaaacagagttgaagagtcaacgaATAAAAAATCTTTGAACAACAACGTTAATTGttctcaaataattaaatataaaataaaaaaggttacTCGTGATGTGATGTCACGAATTTTTTTAGTGGGCATCCCTAGTGATATTGATGCACCACCATGAGCTCACGACCGATACAAATAAAGCTAAAATCCTTACTAGAAAGAAGGGAATCTTAAATTTCCAATTCCATATAATAAAACTTCAGTGTCCTCAATAAAATAGGCAATAATttgtaaaacacttaaaaatggaAGGACAAACTAAAACAGCCCAGGACTCCAGAACTCAACAGACATGAATGCCTAAAATCTCAGAACCCAAAGAGATTGGCAACAAGCACCTTCTTCCTTCATTCATTAACTTAAACAGGAGAAGTATGATTCTAATTGGCAGTTGAATTTGTTTACTGTTGTTCATCTGCTTTCGGGGCTGCTTCTTTAATTTCATCGGCACCATCATCCTGGAACCAAATAAACAAAGATCAATacatcaattaaacaaaaggaAAATATAAATACATGTTGTGCAAGAGTTATGGCAAACCCAAATAAATACCTGCATGTCAGAGGTCCATAGGGTGAGATTATCACGGAGAAGTTGCATGATCAAAGTGCTATCCTTGTATGATTCCTCTCCAAGGGTATCCAATTCAGCAATAGCTTCATCAAAGGCCTAGCAATTACAAGAGAAAGGATTTGTCATGAGTATGTAATATGCGCCTAGATCAGAAGAACTCATACTGAACTGGTGATCTTGCTACTTGTACTAAACTACTAATGAACACGTTATAATGAAATCAAAGAGAACAAGTTTGATAGGGACAACTTGAGTAGTACCTTTACTTAATGCTTATTGGTACCACAAGTTCTTAGAGGCTAGAAAAAGGTGTCATACATTGATTAGTTGTGAACTACTATTATATTGAACTTATGAAACATTAATTTAAAACTAACAACCAAGAAATTATTGACAACTCATTTTAGGTGTAGGTGTAATAGAAATATAAAGGGTACAAAAGTTAGGTCCATGTGTGGTTAGTAGAATCCAAAATGCAACATCATTGTTGCTTCAACATAAACCAATCGTATTACTGTAGGAAGTGGACACTAAGTTATTCCAAATAATTGAAACAATAATTGACAACAAGAGTAAAAGATTCCCACCACAAAGAGCCCAAACTTCATATTCTCTACCCAAATATCCAaagatataatcaaataaagtTAAAGTAAATAATACAAAACAATACAGTAATAGTACATGATAATCATCCTCTGTAATTCTAACCTGTTTTGCAAGATTGCAGGCACGATCAGGAGAGTTAAGGATTTCATAGTAAAAAACTGAGAAGTTCAGAGCAAGGCCGAGCCTAATTGGATGAGTTGGTGGCAGTTCCGCATTTGCAATGTCCTGCAAAACAATCCATTCATCagaacaaccaaatcttccaattACAAATTCACATAAATAATACTTACACAGCAAATAGATTTCATATTTACACAAAAATCAAGACATTGCAAAAATCAAGACGACATGCTTAGTGCTACATGAATAATTATTCAATAAACCGCATAAAGCAGAGAATCATAAATTATCCAGCAAAAAAATGAGAATcctaaatcaattaattaatatgaTAAAGTAATTTCGATAAACAGCGCACGATATGAAAAATTATAAGTGAGAGTTGCAAATCTGGAGAATATAGAACAGATCTGGATCGCAAAATCGTAGAACAAgataaaaggaaaaggaaaaaacggTTAACCTGAGCAGATTTGTACGCGGCAAGAGTGCTCTCTGCGGCCTCCTTACGCTCGGCTCCGGTCTTAAACTCAGCGAGGTACCTGTGATAATCTCCCTTCATCTTAAGGTAGAAAACCTTCGAATCGCCAGAGGTAGCGGAAGGAATGAGACGAGAATCGAGAAGCTTGAGGATACCGTCACAGATGTTCGAGAGTTCAGACTCGATCTTAGATCGGTAATCACGGATAACAGCAACGTGGTCCTCGTTGCCGCGGCTCTCTTCCTTCTGCTCGATCGACGAAATGATCCGCCACGAGGCACGTCTTGCTCCGATCACGTTCTTGTACGCCACGGAGAGAAGATTCCTCTCCTCCACCGTGAGTTCCTCGCCATCGGCGCTGGCGGAAACCTTTTCCATGAACTCCACCATTTCTTCGTAGCGCTCGGCTTGTTCGGCGAGCTTCGCCATGTAGACGTTCTCTTCCCGAGGAGTAGGAGCGGCCGCCATTGATGAAACctagagagagaaagtgagatcTAGTTTTTTTAGGGAGTTTAGAGAGAGAAAGCGATTGAGATTGTGAGAGAGAAATAGAAAAGGAGGGCGAAGAGGAAGACGGAAACCACGAAAGGGAAAGGTTGGTTTTTGAGGCAAATGTATCCGATAATTGCGTTGAGTGGGGTCGTTTTGGAGATTCGATATCAACCGTTGGATctgtagtttttatttttttatataaggaAATTAGAAATTATTCGCAATTTGTGACTAAAATAGTAAAAAGTGACAGCTGTCTAACGCGGAGTTTTGATACTCTTTTGTGTCTCGCTGTCATTTGTGAACCtaaattctttttatatattaaaggGAATAGGGttctttgaatttgaaactaataaGGTTatgaatttcttttctttttattgaaAAAAGGTTAGCAATTCAAAATGATGatgaatttggaaggaaagtgaatGGGCTAAGATGGTCCTAAATGGGCCCGTTTGTGGGATTGGATTCGACGTGCCGTTGTTTGGGCCCTTGAAAGTGCTTTTCACTACTTTAGTTGGTCCTTGTTAATTAAGAGGAGTTAATGGCTGGCAGGGTAGGTCATAGGCACTGGCAGTGGCACAAGCACTAGGTGATTCTGAGAAAAAAAAGTCTGACAGACGTGTTACTAGAATTGGTAACAGCATTTCAAACTATGAAAACCACTTTTACTTCTTGTCTTCCAAGACCAGAATTCATTATTAGAAGGGTTATAAACGAGTTATGCCAATGGTACGAGGCACGGATGGGTTTGGTAAACATATTGTCAAAGTTTTAGTTAAGACACTAGCAATTTCAAAAGCGAGAAGACAAgcgaagaagaaagagaagacaTATCTAATTCATCTAGATAAAAGATAGAAGATTATTAGAGGAGAACTAATGTTGGAAATATATTGTTAGATTTTCAATCAGTTAATTTTGTTACTTATGATATTAAAGATTTTGTGATTTTAGACTATGTTTGGATAGAATAAAATGAACGGAGCAGAACGGAGTGGAGTGGAATGGAGCGGAACGGAGTGGAGCGGAATGGATTAAAGATGACATTCCATTGTTTGGGTATTTCATGACGGAATAGAGAGATTTTGTCATTCCGCCTAAATCGGAGGGTATAAAAAATGATGGAAAATGATGGAATgggatggaatgcattccatccggttccgctccattccatccgtttttaatcaatccaaacaATGAAACATAAGTTTATATCATTCCGTTCCATTCCATTCCACTcccttccatcaatccaaacatagagACAACCGTTTGATGGGCAAGTTATCAGACATCTTTGGGAGCATCTATCTAAATTCTACGAGACTTGTTTGATTTACGAGCCGAATTATGTGAATAAAGGTCAGGGAAAATTACGGTTATTTGAGAAA
Encoded proteins:
- the LOC131660982 gene encoding 14-3-3-like protein → MAAAPTPREENVYMAKLAEQAERYEEMVEFMEKVSASADGEELTVEERNLLSVAYKNVIGARRASWRIISSIEQKEESRGNEDHVAVIRDYRSKIESELSNICDGILKLLDSRLIPSATSGDSKVFYLKMKGDYHRYLAEFKTGAERKEAAESTLAAYKSAQDIANAELPPTHPIRLGLALNFSVFYYEILNSPDRACNLAKQAFDEAIAELDTLGEESYKDSTLIMQLLRDNLTLWTSDMQDDGADEIKEAAPKADEQQ